One region of Blastocatellia bacterium genomic DNA includes:
- a CDS encoding ParB/RepB/Spo0J family partition protein: MNLKMRHDVHFVEQLAARRGEPVGRMISVDSIETNPQQPRVDVGDLSDLQASIREKGVLEPLLVKPVGFGRYMIISGERRFRAAIAVGLKEVPCIELDVDDATAAEIALIENLQRKDLTVFEEADGLKALVERFGYTHQEIAQKIGKARSSVTEILSISSLPEEIRDLCRRADITSKSLLLEIVRQPDLASMKSIIRRIQQEGIGRDDLRREKRVLDKPPEEKRAVFKVKESNFTLEIKFAAAQVTKQEVISCLEKVICGLKTADEI; encoded by the coding sequence ATGAACTTGAAGATGCGCCATGATGTTCATTTTGTTGAACAATTGGCAGCACGAAGAGGAGAGCCCGTTGGCCGCATGATCTCTGTGGATAGCATTGAGACTAATCCACAACAGCCTCGCGTGGATGTAGGAGATCTTTCTGATTTGCAGGCATCTATTCGTGAGAAGGGTGTGCTAGAGCCCTTATTAGTAAAGCCAGTCGGTTTTGGGCGCTACATGATCATCAGCGGCGAGAGGCGCTTCCGAGCGGCCATAGCTGTTGGTTTGAAAGAGGTTCCTTGCATTGAGCTTGATGTAGATGACGCTACTGCTGCTGAGATTGCTTTGATTGAGAATTTACAGAGGAAGGATTTGACAGTTTTTGAAGAAGCTGATGGATTGAAAGCACTTGTTGAGCGGTTTGGTTATACTCATCAAGAGATTGCCCAAAAGATCGGGAAAGCTAGATCCTCGGTGACTGAAATCCTATCGATAAGTTCTCTACCCGAAGAGATACGCGACTTATGTCGGCGCGCCGACATAACTTCAAAGTCACTTCTCCTAGAAATTGTGCGCCAACCTGACCTGGCCTCTATGAAGTCAATAATTCGCAGGATACAGCAGGAAGGGATTGGTAGAGACGATTTACGAAGAGAAAAGAGAGTTTTGGATAAGCCGCCTGAGGAGAAGAGGGCGGTATTCAAGGTTAAAGAGTCCAACTTCACACTAGAAATCAAATTCGCGGCAGCTCAAGTAACAAAGCAAGAGGTGATTTCGTGTCTTGAAAAGGTGATTTGTGGCCTCAAAACTGCAGATGAAATTTAA
- a CDS encoding ParA family protein translates to MLPKQRQCCGDEMVTRSAVIAIANQKGGVGKTTTALNLAAGLARLGYESLLVDLDPQSNSSLSFLDLRDIHASVYDWLVDNTISNDQVVYHTSFKGLDILPSRINLAKFESQMAGQFDAPYRVKDRLEGLRHRYKFVILDTPPTLGLITVNALVAASHVLIPIQSSYFALEGTDDLLETVEKVKARPNPSLRLLGVLVTLYDKRTTLSKDIYKQITEVFGMQVFRTTISKSVRLEESPAYKEPIFTFAPESSGAREYERLVQEVLSRV, encoded by the coding sequence ATGCTTCCTAAGCAGAGGCAATGCTGCGGGGATGAAATGGTTACAAGGTCAGCAGTAATTGCAATAGCTAATCAGAAGGGAGGAGTTGGCAAAACCACAACTGCGTTGAATTTGGCAGCTGGTCTAGCGCGGCTTGGCTACGAATCGTTATTAGTTGATCTTGATCCGCAGTCCAACAGTTCATTGTCATTTCTCGATTTACGTGATATTCATGCATCTGTTTATGATTGGTTGGTAGATAATACTATTTCAAATGATCAGGTTGTTTATCACACTTCTTTCAAGGGGCTTGATATTTTACCTTCAAGAATCAACTTAGCAAAATTTGAGAGTCAAATGGCGGGTCAGTTTGATGCTCCGTATCGGGTTAAAGATAGACTTGAAGGGCTGAGGCATCGTTATAAGTTTGTTATACTTGATACACCGCCTACTTTGGGTCTGATAACTGTTAATGCACTCGTCGCTGCATCACATGTTCTTATACCAATCCAGTCATCCTACTTCGCGCTCGAAGGAACAGATGACCTACTAGAGACTGTGGAGAAGGTAAAAGCAAGGCCTAACCCCTCGCTAAGGCTCTTGGGAGTACTCGTCACCCTTTATGACAAGAGGACAACCCTCAGCAAAGACATATATAAACAGATAACGGAGGTTTTCGGTATGCAAGTGTTTCGGACAACGATAAGCAAGTCGGTTCGCCTCGAGGAAAGCCCCGCCTATAAAGAACCAATTTTTACTTTTGCACCGGAATCCAGTGGAGCGCGCGAGTATGAAAGGCTTGTGCAGGAGGTATTGAGCCGTGTCTAG
- the miaB gene encoding tRNA (N6-isopentenyl adenosine(37)-C2)-methylthiotransferase MiaB — MQVRSKKFFIETFGCQMNVVDSERAAEQLYQSGYEQCQDISAADVILFNTCSVREKASEKMYSRIHAIRRLKKEGAFVGIMGCVAQIEGKKLIERFPDVRLVVGTQAVGNLKRALGKLDGGEEFVVDVVSPNLARFDGVDVRRRLDKYVAFVTVMEGCDKFCTFCVVPFTRGRERSRSPESILSEMVRLSQQGVKEVHLIGQNVNSYGLGRRIEGKNRLSFAGLLSFLAARSDIPRIKFTTSHPRDFSSEIVEAIETWPQLCPWVHLPLQSGSDRVLAAMNRGYTCKGYLQKVAMIRQSSRRISLTSDIIVGFPGETEQDFIRTLDMIREIKFDSLYVFKYSPRPHTVAAKWPDTVSDSEKTARLQELVKVQQEVQSEVWREYLGKTLKVLVEGKSVKSENHWTGHSMCHKVVNFESSSDNLEGVEVTVKVDKVNPHSLFGTHIH, encoded by the coding sequence ATGCAGGTGAGAAGTAAGAAATTTTTCATTGAAACCTTTGGTTGCCAGATGAACGTTGTGGACTCAGAGCGAGCAGCGGAGCAATTGTATCAATCTGGGTATGAGCAGTGCCAAGATATTAGTGCAGCGGATGTGATTCTTTTTAATACGTGTTCTGTTAGGGAAAAGGCATCAGAGAAGATGTATTCAAGGATACATGCAATTAGGCGCTTGAAAAAGGAAGGCGCGTTTGTAGGGATTATGGGATGTGTTGCCCAGATAGAAGGGAAGAAGCTTATCGAGCGGTTTCCGGATGTTCGGTTGGTTGTTGGAACTCAAGCTGTTGGTAATTTGAAGCGTGCTTTAGGTAAGCTTGATGGTGGAGAAGAATTTGTGGTAGATGTGGTGTCTCCAAATCTTGCTAGGTTTGATGGAGTTGACGTTCGACGTCGTCTGGATAAGTATGTGGCATTTGTGACTGTCATGGAAGGGTGTGATAAGTTCTGTACTTTTTGCGTTGTTCCATTTACTAGGGGACGTGAGCGGAGCCGCTCTCCTGAAAGTATTCTTAGTGAGATGGTAAGACTATCGCAGCAGGGTGTTAAGGAAGTTCATTTGATTGGCCAAAATGTGAATAGCTACGGATTAGGCCGGAGAATTGAAGGGAAAAATAGGTTGAGTTTTGCTGGCTTGCTAAGCTTCTTAGCGGCAAGATCGGACATACCTAGGATTAAATTTACAACATCTCATCCGCGGGATTTCTCCTCTGAGATTGTCGAGGCGATTGAGACGTGGCCCCAGTTGTGTCCGTGGGTTCATCTACCGTTGCAATCTGGTTCTGATAGAGTGCTGGCTGCAATGAATCGGGGATATACTTGTAAAGGCTATTTGCAGAAGGTTGCGATGATTCGCCAGTCTTCTAGGAGAATAAGTTTAACCAGTGACATCATCGTCGGTTTTCCTGGTGAAACAGAGCAAGACTTTATTCGAACGCTTGATATGATTCGGGAGATCAAATTTGACAGCCTGTATGTATTTAAATACTCACCAAGGCCTCATACAGTGGCGGCGAAGTGGCCGGATACGGTATCTGATTCAGAGAAAACGGCTAGATTACAGGAGCTGGTGAAGGTACAACAAGAAGTTCAATCTGAGGTGTGGAGGGAGTATCTTGGGAAAACATTAAAAGTGTTAGTAGAGGGAAAGAGTGTTAAATCGGAGAACCATTGGACTGGACACTCCATGTGTCATAAGGTTGTAAATTTTGAGTCTTCCAGTGATAACCTTGAAGGAGTAGAAGTAACAGTCAAGGTTGATAAAGTAAATCCACATAGTTTGTTTGGCACCCATATACATTAA
- a CDS encoding bifunctional nuclease family protein: MELEVKVRGLILDPTSNSPIVILKDLTSDAMLPIWIGVCEANAIAMEMEKSVAQRPMTHDLLKNLIDQVEARVEKVVINDLVENTFYAVIVLSFNGKTLIVDSRPSDAVAIALRTDSPIFVSESVMRNSKNTFSSLDFEEVEDRSAGEDDWSDIDDDPGKYKM, encoded by the coding sequence ATGGAGCTAGAAGTAAAAGTCAGGGGACTAATATTGGATCCCACTAGTAATTCTCCAATCGTTATACTCAAGGATTTGACCTCTGATGCAATGTTACCGATATGGATCGGTGTATGTGAAGCAAATGCCATCGCTATGGAGATGGAGAAGTCTGTTGCTCAGAGGCCAATGACTCATGATCTGTTAAAGAACCTTATTGACCAGGTTGAAGCAAGAGTTGAGAAGGTGGTTATTAACGACTTGGTGGAAAATACTTTTTATGCTGTTATAGTTTTGTCGTTCAATGGCAAAACGTTGATTGTAGATTCGAGGCCTAGCGATGCTGTAGCAATAGCCCTGCGGACCGATAGCCCTATATTTGTAAGTGAAAGTGTGATGCGGAACTCAAAGAATACCTTTTCAAGTCTTGATTTTGAAGAAGTTGAGGATCGCAGCGCAGGGGAAGATGATTGGTCTGATATTGATGATGATCCTGGGAAGTACAAGATGTAA